The following coding sequences lie in one Microvirga sp. 17 mud 1-3 genomic window:
- a CDS encoding GntR family transcriptional regulator, which translates to MTDQSPASLALLPLDEGNPTPLYLQLQQSIEEAVRKGTIKADDALPGERDLAKQLGVSRVTVRKAITGLVKKGVLVQRWGSGTFIAPQMRLEQPLSRLSSFTDDMSARGLPSSAILLSRSVGQASPNELMALGLSPGDQVSRVNRLRLANGIPMAIEHAVVPSRFLPDPSLVKQSLYAVLHEQGVTPTRALQRLHAVLLSDEQASLLQVPTQSPALYIERRSFTGSGEPVEFTSSYYRGDAYDFVAELTISPPDRTQHDA; encoded by the coding sequence ATGACCGACCAGAGCCCTGCCTCACTCGCCCTGCTGCCTCTCGACGAAGGCAATCCCACGCCGCTCTATCTCCAGCTGCAGCAATCCATCGAGGAGGCTGTTCGCAAGGGGACCATCAAGGCGGACGACGCCCTGCCGGGTGAGCGCGATCTCGCGAAGCAGCTGGGCGTCTCGCGCGTCACGGTGCGCAAGGCGATCACAGGTCTCGTCAAGAAGGGCGTTCTCGTTCAGCGCTGGGGATCGGGCACCTTCATCGCCCCACAGATGCGCCTCGAGCAGCCCCTGTCCCGACTTTCCAGCTTCACCGACGATATGTCGGCCCGAGGACTTCCGTCATCGGCTATCCTCCTCAGCCGCTCCGTGGGGCAGGCCTCGCCTAATGAGCTTATGGCGCTGGGCCTTTCGCCGGGCGATCAGGTCAGCCGCGTCAATCGCCTTCGGCTGGCCAACGGCATTCCGATGGCGATCGAGCACGCGGTGGTGCCGAGCCGCTTCCTTCCCGACCCGTCCCTCGTCAAGCAATCCCTTTATGCCGTCCTGCACGAACAGGGCGTCACGCCGACCCGGGCGCTGCAGCGGCTCCATGCCGTGCTCCTGTCCGACGAACAGGCCTCCCTCCTCCAAGTACCCACACAGAGCCCGGCGCTTTACATCGAACGCCGCTCCTTCACGGGATCGGGAGAACCTGTCGAATTCACCTCGTCCTATTACCGGGGCGATGCCTATGACTTTGTGGCTGAGCTAACCATCAGCCCGCCTGACCGGACTCAACATGATGCCTGA
- a CDS encoding BadF/BadG/BcrA/BcrD ATPase family protein: MIDSLFLGIDGGGTKCRARLRDAAGNLLGEGTGGPSNIRLDPDLVWNAILTACRAALDQARLGEADLGRIHAGMGAAGAGQSSAVERLMARPHPFASFAIDTDAHTAWLGAFSGNDGAILIVGTGSCGYGVVGGERRYVGGWGYEISDEGSGAAIGREALRRTIWAYDGRIPQSALSQAILAEFDHSPEAIVDWVGKARPADYARYAPIALQHALQRDPLGLDLITDAAHQMAQIATRLLDLGAPALCLFGGLAEPLRPWLPPPLQQVIVPPQADALDGAILLARQATQEPLVRRRR, from the coding sequence ATGATTGATTCCCTGTTTCTTGGCATCGACGGCGGCGGCACCAAGTGCCGGGCGCGGTTACGCGACGCTGCAGGCAATCTCCTGGGCGAAGGCACGGGCGGGCCTTCGAACATCCGGCTTGACCCTGACCTTGTCTGGAATGCGATTCTGACCGCCTGCAGGGCTGCGCTCGATCAGGCAAGGCTTGGGGAAGCGGATCTCGGCCGCATCCATGCGGGAATGGGCGCTGCCGGAGCCGGGCAATCCAGTGCCGTCGAGCGGCTGATGGCGCGGCCCCACCCGTTTGCGTCCTTTGCAATCGATACGGATGCCCACACGGCCTGGCTCGGCGCCTTCAGCGGCAACGACGGCGCGATACTCATCGTCGGGACGGGCTCCTGCGGCTATGGAGTCGTTGGCGGAGAGCGGCGCTATGTGGGCGGCTGGGGCTATGAGATTTCGGACGAAGGCAGCGGTGCCGCCATCGGGCGCGAAGCCCTGCGCCGGACGATCTGGGCCTATGATGGGCGCATCCCTCAAAGCGCGCTGTCACAGGCCATCCTGGCAGAGTTCGATCACAGTCCGGAAGCGATCGTGGATTGGGTCGGCAAGGCCCGCCCGGCGGATTATGCCCGCTATGCACCCATCGCCCTCCAACACGCTCTCCAGCGTGATCCGCTCGGGCTCGACCTGATTACGGACGCAGCACACCAGATGGCGCAGATCGCCACTCGTCTTCTCGACCTCGGCGCACCAGCCCTGTGCCTGTTCGGTGGCCTGGCGGAGCCGCTCCGCCCATGGCTGCCGCCTCCTCTGCAGCAGGTCATTGTGCCACCGCAGGCAGATGCGCTCGACGGAGCGATCCTTCTGGCGAGACAGGCGACGCAGGAGCCGTTGGTCCGGAGGCGTCGATGA
- a CDS encoding ABC transporter substrate-binding protein, whose protein sequence is MKRAGRFLATVSVAASALAFAQAASAQTLTIESWRNDDADVWNNQIIPAFNKKYPNIKVQFKADPPTEYNAALNARLAGGTAGDLITCRPFDASLDLFKKGQLTSVNDVKGIENFSDVARSAWSTDDGKTTFCMPMASVIHGFIYNKAIFDELKLTPPKTMAEFHALLDKIKSDGNYTPIAMGTADQWEAATMGFQNIGVNYWKGEEGRKALIEGKQKLTDPAYVETFKELASWAPYMGDGYKSQKYPDTQNLFTLGRAAIYPAGSWDIPIFRKQADFEFDAFAPPVPDASGKCYISDHTDIALGINAKSKNIEAAKTFLSWIASSEFADIYANALPGFFPLSKEKVTVKDPVAAKFVGWRDTCESSIRNSYQILSRGTPNLENELWNVSAQVINGTMKPDEAAKKVEDGLASWYKPHKK, encoded by the coding sequence ATGAAGCGGGCGGGTCGGTTCCTGGCCACCGTCTCCGTGGCTGCTTCTGCCCTTGCGTTCGCTCAAGCAGCATCGGCTCAGACGCTGACGATCGAAAGCTGGCGCAACGACGATGCGGATGTCTGGAACAACCAGATCATTCCTGCTTTCAACAAGAAATATCCGAACATCAAGGTTCAGTTCAAAGCGGACCCGCCAACGGAATACAATGCCGCCCTCAACGCGCGCCTGGCAGGCGGAACGGCCGGCGACCTCATCACCTGCCGTCCCTTCGACGCTTCTCTCGACCTGTTCAAGAAGGGGCAGCTCACCTCCGTCAACGACGTGAAGGGCATCGAGAATTTCTCGGATGTTGCCAGAAGCGCCTGGTCGACCGATGACGGTAAGACGACCTTCTGCATGCCCATGGCATCGGTCATCCATGGCTTCATCTATAACAAGGCCATCTTCGACGAGCTGAAGCTGACGCCTCCAAAGACCATGGCGGAGTTTCATGCCCTGCTCGACAAGATCAAATCGGACGGGAACTATACCCCCATCGCCATGGGAACGGCCGATCAATGGGAAGCCGCGACCATGGGCTTCCAGAACATCGGTGTGAACTACTGGAAGGGCGAGGAGGGACGCAAGGCTCTCATCGAGGGCAAGCAGAAGCTCACAGACCCGGCTTATGTGGAAACCTTCAAGGAGCTGGCGAGCTGGGCACCCTATATGGGTGACGGTTATAAGTCCCAGAAGTATCCAGACACCCAGAACCTCTTCACCCTCGGCCGCGCCGCGATCTATCCGGCAGGCTCCTGGGATATCCCAATCTTCCGCAAGCAGGCCGATTTCGAGTTCGATGCCTTCGCGCCTCCGGTGCCCGATGCATCCGGCAAATGCTATATCAGCGACCACACGGACATCGCGCTCGGCATCAATGCGAAGTCGAAGAATATCGAGGCTGCGAAAACCTTCCTCAGCTGGATCGCGTCTTCGGAATTCGCCGACATCTATGCGAATGCCCTGCCGGGATTCTTCCCGCTCTCCAAGGAAAAGGTCACGGTCAAGGATCCGGTTGCGGCCAAGTTCGTCGGCTGGCGCGATACATGCGAGAGCTCGATCCGGAACTCCTACCAGATCCTGTCGCGCGGAACGCCGAATCTGGAGAACGAGCTCTGGAACGTGAGCGCGCAGGTCATCAACGGCACCATGAAGCCTGATGAGGCCGCCAAGAAGGTCGAGGACGGTCTCGCCAGCTGGTACAAGCCCCACAAGAAGTAA
- a CDS encoding carbohydrate ABC transporter permease translates to MHIAVFLAPAVIVYSVFSIYPLIDTIRLSFYAGDQSGVRHFAGWDNFRTLLADPAWSGQFWNALRNNLMFFAIHMVVQNGIGLGLAMLLSLPRLTGGSIYRTLIFLPTMLSVVIIGFIWQLILNPLWGIAPSLLKTVGLGSLFRPWLGQESTALVTVSLISVWQFVGIPMMLIYAALINIPDDLLDAATVDGAGPFSVFWFVRLPLILPTLGVVSILTFVANFNAFDLIYAVKGALAGPNFSTDILGTFFYRTFFGYQLQVGSPTMGATVATAMLVVILIGVMIYLFGVQRRLQRHAF, encoded by the coding sequence ATGCATATCGCCGTCTTTCTGGCGCCGGCGGTGATCGTCTATTCGGTTTTCTCCATCTATCCGCTCATCGACACGATCCGGCTCAGCTTCTATGCCGGCGATCAATCGGGTGTCCGCCATTTCGCCGGATGGGATAATTTCCGGACCCTCCTTGCTGATCCCGCTTGGTCGGGTCAGTTCTGGAACGCCCTACGCAACAATCTCATGTTCTTCGCGATTCATATGGTCGTTCAGAATGGGATTGGTTTAGGCCTTGCGATGCTGCTCAGCCTGCCGCGCCTGACCGGCGGCAGCATTTACCGGACACTCATCTTTCTGCCGACCATGCTCTCTGTGGTCATCATCGGCTTCATCTGGCAGCTGATTCTCAATCCTCTTTGGGGGATCGCGCCGAGCCTCCTGAAAACCGTGGGCCTGGGCAGCCTCTTCAGGCCATGGCTTGGGCAGGAATCGACCGCCCTTGTGACGGTTTCGCTCATATCCGTATGGCAGTTCGTCGGCATTCCGATGATGCTGATCTACGCTGCCCTCATCAACATTCCGGACGATCTTCTGGATGCCGCAACGGTCGACGGCGCCGGCCCATTCAGCGTGTTCTGGTTCGTTCGCCTTCCCCTGATCCTGCCGACGCTCGGGGTCGTTTCGATCCTGACCTTCGTGGCGAATTTCAACGCTTTCGATCTGATCTATGCCGTCAAGGGCGCGCTCGCCGGGCCGAACTTCTCGACCGACATTCTCGGTACTTTCTTCTATCGCACCTTCTTCGGCTACCAGCTCCAGGTGGGCAGCCCGACCATGGGCGCGACGGTCGCAACCGCCATGCTGGTCGTCATCCTGATCGGCGTGATGATCTATCTGTTTGGCGTGCAACGGCGGTTGCAGAGACATGCGTTCTGA
- a CDS encoding carbohydrate ABC transporter permease produces the protein MNRSIRPGRIAVHLALMLYTVIAIGPILLIVINSFKTRRAIFADPLGFPDARTFTTIGFDQVFAKSDFGLYFFNSMTVTVLSLVLIILIGAMAAWALTEYRFPGNTLLTLYLAIGIMVPIRLGSVSILRMMVELNLVNTLTALVLVYVAQGLPLAILILGEFIQQIPKDLRDAARCDGVSEYRIFASIILPLIRPAIATVAVFTMVPIWNDLWFPLILSPGDGKQTITLGVQQFIGQYVTDWNAVLASLTLAIAPILVLYVFFSRYLVRGLTAGAVK, from the coding sequence ATGAACCGATCCATCCGGCCGGGCCGCATCGCCGTTCATCTGGCTCTTATGCTCTATACGGTCATCGCCATCGGGCCGATCCTTCTGATCGTGATCAACTCCTTCAAGACGCGGAGGGCCATCTTCGCCGACCCTCTCGGATTTCCGGACGCGCGAACCTTCACGACCATTGGCTTCGATCAGGTTTTCGCGAAGTCCGACTTCGGGCTTTACTTCTTTAACAGCATGACCGTGACGGTCCTGTCGCTGGTTCTGATCATCCTCATCGGCGCGATGGCCGCATGGGCACTGACCGAATACAGGTTCCCGGGCAACACGCTTCTCACCCTCTATCTGGCGATCGGCATCATGGTGCCGATCCGTCTGGGAAGCGTCAGTATCCTGCGCATGATGGTGGAGTTGAACCTGGTCAACACTCTGACGGCGCTCGTACTCGTCTATGTGGCGCAGGGCCTGCCCCTGGCGATCCTGATCTTGGGGGAGTTCATCCAACAGATTCCAAAGGATCTCCGTGATGCGGCACGTTGCGACGGCGTTAGCGAATATCGCATCTTCGCCAGCATCATCCTGCCTCTCATTCGGCCTGCAATCGCCACGGTCGCGGTCTTCACCATGGTGCCGATCTGGAACGACCTTTGGTTTCCTCTCATCCTCTCGCCGGGGGATGGCAAGCAGACGATCACACTCGGCGTTCAGCAATTCATCGGGCAATATGTGACCGACTGGAACGCCGTCCTGGCTTCGTTGACCCTGGCGATTGCGCCGATCCTGGTGCTCTACGTCTTCTTCTCCCGCTATCTCGTCCGAGGCCTTACGGCTGGGGCGGTCAAGTAG
- a CDS encoding ABC transporter ATP-binding protein: MADVSLHGLAKSFGPVDILHDINLTVEDGEFVVFVGPSGCGKSTLLRIIAGLESVSAGEIRIGGRRVNELPPADRKIAMVFQSYALYPHMSVYKNMAFGLKFAKTNRAEVDRRVRQAAEILQLTPYLNRKPRELSGGQRQRVAIGRAIVRNPSVFLFDEPLSNLDAALRINTRLEIAKLHRELGATMIYVTHDQVEAMTLASKIVVLNHGRVEQVGAPLDLYHRPNNLFVAGFIGSPRMNFIEGTVRTVTESHVTIGFAGAEAVIEGAVARLAPGDPVTVGIRPEHMAEQGAEVISLTGRIDAVERLGEASYIYMKLASGNDVVARIPGDLELSPGNEFTARFASRALHVFDAEGRSVHAAKAL, translated from the coding sequence ATGGCTGATGTTTCTCTCCATGGATTGGCGAAGTCCTTTGGACCGGTCGACATCCTGCATGACATCAACCTGACGGTGGAGGACGGAGAGTTCGTCGTCTTCGTTGGCCCTTCGGGCTGCGGCAAGTCCACCCTCCTGCGCATCATCGCAGGACTTGAAAGCGTGAGTGCCGGCGAGATCCGGATCGGAGGAAGGAGGGTCAACGAGTTGCCGCCCGCCGACCGGAAGATCGCCATGGTCTTCCAGTCCTATGCCCTTTACCCACACATGTCAGTGTATAAGAACATGGCGTTTGGGCTTAAGTTCGCGAAGACGAACAGGGCCGAGGTCGATCGCCGCGTGAGACAGGCGGCCGAGATCCTGCAACTCACTCCCTACCTGAATCGTAAGCCCCGTGAGCTTTCCGGCGGGCAGCGCCAGCGTGTCGCTATCGGGCGGGCCATCGTGCGCAATCCAAGTGTTTTCCTGTTCGACGAGCCGCTCTCAAATCTCGATGCTGCCCTGCGCATCAACACAAGGCTGGAGATCGCAAAGCTCCACCGGGAGCTTGGTGCGACGATGATCTACGTTACCCACGATCAGGTCGAGGCGATGACGTTGGCATCGAAGATCGTTGTCCTCAACCACGGTCGGGTCGAGCAGGTCGGTGCGCCGCTCGATCTTTATCATCGTCCCAACAACCTCTTCGTCGCCGGGTTCATCGGATCTCCCAGGATGAACTTCATCGAGGGTACAGTGCGCACCGTAACGGAGAGCCACGTGACGATCGGCTTTGCCGGCGCCGAGGCGGTGATCGAGGGAGCGGTGGCGAGACTTGCGCCAGGTGATCCGGTGACGGTCGGGATCAGGCCCGAGCACATGGCGGAGCAGGGAGCCGAGGTCATCTCGCTCACGGGTCGGATCGACGCTGTGGAGCGGCTAGGGGAGGCCAGCTATATCTATATGAAGCTGGCATCCGGTAACGATGTGGTTGCCCGCATTCCTGGTGATTTGGAGTTGAGCCCGGGAAACGAATTCACGGCCCGCTTCGCGTCGCGAGCGCTTCATGTCTTTGACGCCGAGGGCCGCTCGGTCCATGCCGCGAAGGCTCTTTGA
- a CDS encoding DUF2218 domain-containing protein: MPDLYLAQLCKQFAPSTPATYSGTKGRAEFDFGHCIMRASNRYLTLVVEAEDEQSLARMQHLIGLRLERCMWREKPVINWVRST; this comes from the coding sequence GTGCCCGATCTCTACCTCGCGCAGCTCTGCAAGCAGTTCGCTCCCAGCACCCCCGCCACCTATTCGGGCACCAAGGGGCGGGCAGAGTTCGACTTCGGCCATTGCATCATGCGGGCTTCAAACCGCTATCTGACACTCGTCGTCGAAGCAGAGGACGAGCAATCCCTTGCACGCATGCAGCATTTGATCGGCTTGCGGTTGGAACGTTGCATGTGGCGGGAGAAACCCGTGATCAACTGGGTCCGCAGTACCTGA
- a CDS encoding bifunctional diguanylate cyclase/phosphodiesterase encodes MRDLMPESQSPSLTPIGGEFTAPDREAAFQASRFPETLRHVRLLLMFSAILNALFLVSDWRFYGTPHLLVAIPARLVVVLTAVVCLWLVREATSFHQIQKHLIVWESITGIAVAFLVSSHSEIALFAVLLLPSIYYLAVPTAFRWSVVSGVACSTLMLVGYLSPERSSLTIPGLILAMITLNAALILVLARSNRLQRTEWFASDALRQANREIAESKAMFETMFKTVPIPLAVVRADGTIIDANEAGMRFFGAHWRTLGIQTVDEIYVDPAERQAFLEALERDGYVHDFEATIRIADGSFRTVLLAGKALDIGGVPHIMSAVVDITERKAAEERSWRAASHDALTDLPNRALFQSRFEQALAEAERNGDGVILLLIDLDNFKLTNDTLGHDAGDTLLRTVAQRLRGLAQDTGTVARLGGDEFVLVATGVDALARARALSEQVLMELRQPVPFGDSVLSCHASIGIASYPAHDDKPAELMKDADLALYAAKARGKNCAVVYSPDMRHHIEHKAAVARGIEEALQKGQIVPFYQPKIDLASGQVVGFEALARWRHPQYGLLTPASFSSAFDDPELSIGVGESILRQVASDIRRWLSQEIDCGRVAVNLSSAQFNWIGLAKRFLDILHTAGVPKERLDVEITETVFLGRSAAHVSQALKQFHDSNIRIALDDFGTGYASLIHLKQFPVDEIKIDQSFVKGLEADPDNAAIVFAVIELGISLGLIVIAEGVETAEQAHFLRGKGCHQAQGNFFAHPMAAAEVPAFLRNWSAASF; translated from the coding sequence TTGCGTGACCTGATGCCAGAATCTCAATCTCCGTCTTTAACCCCCATCGGCGGGGAGTTCACCGCTCCCGACCGTGAGGCTGCGTTCCAGGCCAGCCGTTTCCCTGAGACGCTGCGGCATGTCCGCCTGCTTCTCATGTTCTCGGCAATCCTCAACGCCTTATTCCTCGTCAGCGATTGGCGCTTTTACGGTACACCGCACCTCCTGGTTGCGATCCCGGCCCGACTGGTCGTAGTTCTGACCGCCGTCGTCTGCCTATGGCTGGTCCGAGAAGCCACAAGCTTTCATCAAATCCAGAAGCACTTGATCGTCTGGGAGTCGATCACCGGAATAGCTGTTGCGTTCCTTGTCAGCTCCCATAGCGAAATCGCGCTCTTTGCAGTCCTCCTGCTGCCGTCCATCTACTATCTCGCCGTTCCAACGGCCTTCCGCTGGTCGGTTGTGTCCGGGGTGGCGTGCAGCACCCTGATGCTCGTCGGCTATCTCTCTCCTGAGCGCTCCAGTCTCACGATACCGGGCCTCATTCTGGCAATGATCACGCTGAACGCGGCTCTCATTCTGGTTCTCGCTCGTTCGAACCGCCTGCAGCGAACGGAATGGTTTGCAAGCGATGCCCTCCGGCAAGCCAACCGGGAAATTGCCGAGAGCAAAGCCATGTTCGAGACGATGTTCAAGACCGTTCCCATTCCCTTGGCAGTAGTCCGAGCAGATGGAACGATCATCGATGCGAACGAGGCAGGAATGCGCTTCTTCGGCGCCCATTGGCGTACGCTGGGCATTCAGACCGTCGATGAGATCTATGTCGATCCCGCCGAACGACAGGCCTTCCTCGAGGCATTGGAGAGAGATGGCTACGTTCATGACTTCGAGGCAACGATCCGCATTGCCGACGGCTCCTTCCGTACAGTCCTTCTGGCAGGAAAAGCTCTCGATATTGGTGGCGTTCCGCACATCATGTCCGCAGTCGTGGACATCACAGAACGTAAGGCAGCCGAAGAGCGGTCCTGGCGGGCGGCGAGCCACGACGCATTGACGGATCTGCCCAATCGCGCCCTTTTCCAGAGCAGATTCGAGCAGGCGCTCGCCGAAGCCGAGCGGAACGGGGATGGGGTGATCCTTCTCCTGATCGACCTTGATAACTTCAAGCTGACTAACGATACGCTCGGGCACGATGCCGGGGATACGCTACTGAGGACCGTGGCTCAACGACTGCGCGGTCTGGCACAGGATACCGGTACCGTTGCACGGCTGGGTGGGGACGAGTTCGTCCTCGTCGCGACAGGTGTCGACGCTCTTGCCCGTGCCCGTGCGCTCTCGGAGCAGGTTCTAATGGAGCTTCGGCAACCAGTTCCATTTGGGGACAGCGTTCTATCCTGCCACGCCAGCATCGGGATTGCCAGCTACCCGGCCCATGACGACAAGCCGGCCGAACTGATGAAGGATGCGGATCTCGCCCTCTACGCAGCGAAGGCACGCGGCAAGAACTGTGCTGTCGTCTACTCCCCTGACATGCGCCATCATATCGAGCACAAGGCTGCGGTTGCGCGCGGCATCGAGGAGGCGTTGCAGAAGGGCCAGATCGTCCCCTTCTACCAGCCGAAGATCGACCTGGCGTCAGGGCAGGTCGTCGGCTTTGAAGCCTTGGCCCGATGGCGCCATCCGCAATATGGTTTGCTGACGCCAGCATCCTTCTCCAGCGCCTTCGACGACCCCGAACTGTCCATCGGCGTAGGGGAGAGCATCCTCCGTCAAGTTGCGTCGGACATCCGCCGCTGGCTCAGCCAGGAGATCGATTGCGGACGGGTCGCTGTCAACCTGTCATCGGCCCAGTTTAACTGGATCGGCCTTGCCAAGCGCTTTCTCGATATTCTGCACACGGCCGGCGTCCCCAAGGAGCGCCTGGATGTCGAGATCACCGAAACCGTTTTTCTAGGACGGAGCGCGGCCCATGTGTCGCAAGCTCTGAAACAGTTTCACGACAGCAATATCCGAATTGCCCTGGACGACTTCGGAACGGGCTATGCTTCTCTCATCCACCTCAAGCAATTTCCGGTCGATGAAATCAAGATCGATCAGAGTTTCGTCAAAGGCCTCGAGGCGGATCCGGACAACGCCGCTATCGTCTTTGCCGTCATCGAACTGGGTATCAGTCTCGGCTTGATCGTGATCGCCGAGGGGGTAGAGACTGCAGAGCAAGCCCATTTCCTGCGGGGAAAAGGCTGCCACCAGGCCCAAGGGAACTTCTTCGCGCATCCTATGGCCGCCGCAGAGGTTCCGGCCTTTTTGCGCAACTGGTCGGCCGCATCCTTCTGA
- a CDS encoding ATP-binding cassette domain-containing protein has product MLAIENCHLSWPDFTADYSLHVKEGTFCAVIGPSGGGKTTLLHMIAGFETPQRGMLTFRGRDLLPLAPSERPVAIVFQDHNLFPHLSAAENVALGIRPSLRLSAEERSRVSEMMDAVGLKDFEDRRPGEMSGGQRQRVALARALVSSRPLVLLDEPFSSLDPQLRHTMIALVDKLRRRQNVTVIMSIHTPVDVRDMADQMVLVAQGKVLLSGSPAAVLQDPATKVASLTPKA; this is encoded by the coding sequence ATGCTCGCGATTGAGAATTGCCATCTGTCATGGCCGGATTTCACGGCTGACTATTCACTCCACGTGAAGGAAGGGACTTTCTGCGCCGTTATCGGCCCTTCGGGTGGAGGCAAGACGACATTGCTTCACATGATCGCGGGCTTCGAAACTCCTCAACGCGGGATGCTTACCTTCCGTGGCCGGGATCTCCTGCCACTGGCTCCGTCCGAACGGCCCGTCGCCATTGTGTTTCAGGACCATAATCTCTTTCCCCACCTGTCTGCTGCAGAGAACGTGGCCCTTGGAATCCGTCCGTCCCTCAGGCTGAGCGCGGAGGAGCGCAGCCGAGTCTCCGAGATGATGGACGCCGTGGGGCTAAAGGACTTTGAGGACCGCCGCCCTGGCGAGATGTCCGGTGGCCAGCGACAGCGTGTTGCCCTGGCTCGCGCCCTCGTGTCCAGCCGGCCACTGGTTCTGCTCGACGAACCCTTCAGCAGCCTTGATCCTCAATTGCGTCACACCATGATCGCTCTTGTGGACAAGCTTCGACGCCGGCAGAACGTAACCGTCATCATGTCCATTCACACACCTGTGGACGTGAGAGATATGGCAGACCAAATGGTCCTGGTCGCTCAAGGGAAAGTCCTTCTTTCGGGCTCCCCCGCGGCTGTTTTGCAGGATCCGGCCACAAAGGTGGCTTCCCTCACACCGAAGGCGTAA
- a CDS encoding ABC transporter permease subunit produces MRLKPPHPGSLVALAILALVAGGFLALLQTGSEGSNLLAIGPYLLRVLAFSLIQAGISTILSLSFGVALALALTRRRFLGREPLLALLGTTMVMPTIVVVFAVLTVYGRSGWLAQLLIGFGIDAPLSIFGYPGILIAHVFLNAPFVAKIALDALGTVPAEQWRLASSLGFGPSQIFRHLDWPVLRAEISGLASLVFLLCFKSFAIVLALGGGPGRATLEVAIYEALKVDLDFARAASLSLVQIAICLTITLLLHGTLARPPVATTLRGAIPRPDAADRRLRALDFVVLSIGLLFIGPLVLSILTGFSHIGAITELDLLQALVTSLGIAATAATLACCLALFLGAAARNRRIVLRSPRTAALFDLIPSLLLAMPPFALTAGLYLIVRPFADPSLAGLALLPLINGLASLPFVYRSVAPRLMLAEERYGRLSSALGLEGLAKLRIVDWPLLQRPLGSAFALAMALSFGDFGIIALFGGAELRTLPYLLYERLGAYRFEEASAIGLIIVLVAFFLARLSGRLSYARD; encoded by the coding sequence ATGCGCCTCAAGCCGCCTCATCCCGGCAGCCTCGTGGCTCTTGCCATTTTGGCACTGGTTGCGGGCGGCTTCCTCGCGCTTCTGCAGACAGGCTCGGAGGGATCGAACCTTCTTGCGATCGGCCCCTATCTTCTTCGTGTCCTCGCCTTCTCCCTTATCCAGGCGGGGATCTCGACAATCCTGTCGCTCAGTTTTGGCGTCGCGCTGGCGCTCGCACTGACCCGCCGGCGTTTCCTGGGCCGTGAGCCCCTTCTGGCCCTGCTCGGCACGACGATGGTTATGCCGACCATCGTCGTCGTCTTTGCGGTTCTCACGGTCTATGGCCGCAGCGGCTGGCTGGCCCAGCTCCTCATTGGATTCGGGATCGATGCTCCCTTGAGCATCTTCGGCTACCCTGGCATCCTCATCGCACATGTGTTCCTGAACGCACCGTTCGTAGCCAAGATTGCGCTGGACGCGCTCGGCACGGTGCCTGCCGAACAATGGCGCCTCGCATCATCGCTCGGTTTCGGCCCCTCCCAGATCTTTCGGCATCTGGATTGGCCCGTTCTCCGTGCGGAGATTTCCGGCCTCGCCAGCCTGGTCTTTCTTCTTTGCTTCAAGAGTTTTGCCATTGTTCTGGCCCTTGGAGGCGGTCCAGGCCGCGCAACGCTGGAGGTAGCGATCTACGAGGCGCTGAAGGTCGATCTGGATTTCGCTCGCGCGGCCTCTCTGTCTCTTGTGCAGATCGCCATCTGCCTCACGATAACCCTTCTTCTTCACGGCACCCTGGCACGACCGCCTGTAGCCACAACCCTGCGCGGTGCCATTCCTCGTCCCGACGCCGCAGATCGCCGTCTGAGAGCACTTGATTTCGTCGTACTCTCCATCGGCCTCCTCTTCATCGGGCCTTTGGTCCTGAGTATTCTCACGGGCTTCAGCCACATAGGCGCGATAACGGAACTCGATCTCCTCCAGGCGCTTGTTACAAGCCTCGGGATCGCAGCGACAGCCGCCACATTGGCCTGCTGCCTGGCCCTGTTTCTGGGCGCAGCCGCAAGAAATCGCCGTATTGTGCTCCGCTCGCCTCGCACGGCAGCGTTGTTCGATCTTATCCCGAGTCTTCTCCTGGCTATGCCGCCCTTTGCCCTGACGGCCGGCCTCTACCTGATTGTCAGACCCTTTGCGGATCCGTCACTCGCCGGTCTGGCGCTCCTGCCGCTCATCAACGGATTAGCGTCCCTCCCCTTCGTCTACCGTTCCGTCGCGCCGCGCCTCATGCTGGCCGAGGAGCGCTATGGACGCCTGTCCTCTGCACTCGGCCTGGAAGGTCTTGCCAAGCTCAGGATCGTAGACTGGCCACTCCTGCAGCGCCCGCTGGGCTCAGCGTTCGCTCTCGCGATGGCCCTGTCCTTCGGCGATTTTGGCATCATCGCGCTGTTCGGAGGGGCCGAGTTGCGGACTTTGCCCTATCTTCTCTACGAAAGATTGGGCGCCTACCGTTTTGAAGAAGCTTCCGCGATCGGCCTGATCATCGTTCTCGTGGCCTTTTTCCTCGCACGCCTTTCCGGCCGGTTGTCCTATGCTCGCGATTGA